In the genome of Ancylomarina subtilis, one region contains:
- a CDS encoding regulatory protein RecX, giving the protein MTYSEDKKTKEISYSSALSKMQFICSRQEKCCSDIRKKLENWNLSYDDQDKIIQSLIDDKFIDENRYTGFYVRDKYKFNKWGRIKISHHLKQKQIPESTIMEAFDSISEEIYEENLEDILSSKMRSTREEDPYKLKAKLYRFAQSRGFESNLILRNIEKILHKDE; this is encoded by the coding sequence ATGACGTATTCAGAAGATAAAAAAACGAAAGAAATTAGTTATTCTTCAGCCCTTTCTAAGATGCAATTTATTTGTAGCCGACAAGAAAAGTGCTGTTCGGATATTAGGAAAAAACTTGAGAATTGGAATTTGTCTTACGATGATCAGGATAAAATCATTCAGTCTTTGATAGATGATAAGTTTATTGATGAAAATCGATATACGGGTTTTTATGTTCGGGATAAATACAAGTTTAATAAGTGGGGACGCATTAAAATTTCGCATCATTTGAAGCAAAAGCAAATACCTGAGTCCACGATTATGGAGGCTTTTGATAGTATTTCTGAGGAAATTTATGAAGAAAACCTGGAGGATATTCTAAGTTCAAAAATGAGAAGTACGCGTGAAGAGGATCCTTATAAACTAAAAGCAAAGCTTTATCGATTTGCTCAATCAAGAGGGTTTGAGTCTAACCTGATTTTACGAAATATTGAAAAAATATTACATAAAGATGAATAA
- the prmC gene encoding peptide chain release factor N(5)-glutamine methyltransferase, whose protein sequence is MNSAHNIKSIQSLFKEELKSIYPQREIENISYLLLEHLLNYSKIEIQLNKNEKIEQNIFDQISKALNELKQSVPIQYIIGETEFYDLKFKVNKQTLIPRQETEELVHAIILENQVEAPKILDIGTGSGCIPIVLAHNINNARVSTVDVSTGAIEKAKENAILNDVEIDFYHRDFLKWENYRWDNDFDIIVSNPPYVKESEKELMQDNVLAHEPHSALFVTDNDPLIFYRRIAEFAINHLKKGGKLYFEINEALGQEMVELQKSMGFTFVQLRKDLNGRDRMTSAEW, encoded by the coding sequence ATGAATTCCGCACATAATATTAAAAGTATTCAAAGTCTTTTTAAAGAGGAACTTAAATCGATTTATCCTCAAAGAGAAATTGAAAATATAAGTTACCTTCTTCTAGAACACTTACTAAATTACTCAAAAATTGAGATTCAATTAAATAAGAATGAAAAAATTGAACAAAATATTTTTGATCAAATCTCAAAGGCCTTAAATGAGTTGAAACAATCCGTTCCAATTCAGTATATAATTGGTGAAACAGAATTCTATGATCTTAAATTTAAGGTGAATAAACAGACTTTAATTCCCAGACAGGAAACTGAAGAACTGGTACATGCCATTATCCTTGAAAATCAGGTTGAAGCTCCAAAAATTTTGGATATTGGAACGGGTAGTGGTTGTATTCCTATTGTTTTGGCACATAATATAAACAATGCTCGTGTGAGTACGGTTGATGTATCAACAGGAGCAATTGAAAAGGCTAAAGAGAATGCTATTTTGAATGATGTTGAAATTGATTTTTATCACCGTGATTTTTTAAAATGGGAAAATTACAGATGGGATAATGATTTTGATATTATTGTGAGTAATCCACCTTATGTGAAGGAATCAGAAAAGGAGTTGATGCAGGACAATGTTCTGGCTCACGAACCTCATTCAGCCCTTTTTGTCACTGATAATGATCCACTTATTTTTTACAGGCGAATTGCCGAATTTGCTATAAATCATCTGAAAAAGGGCGGTAAACTTTATTTCGAAATTAACGAAGCTTTGGGCCAGGAAATGGTCGAACTTCAAAAATCTATGGGTTTCACATTTGTTCAACTAAGGAAAGATCTAAATGGTAGAGATCGAATGACTTCAGCAGAATGGTAA